In Roseisolibacter agri, the following proteins share a genomic window:
- a CDS encoding response regulator transcription factor yields the protein MLHALIVDSDTPHALLLAHHLERAGYRARVEPAGEAALAAACERRPDVVVTELALPDLDGVTLLHLLRDARALPAALVVSRSDALDDKLAAFDAGADDYVVKPCAWAELLARVGAVVRRRDGMRADAAPADLAASPMLGGWTVDPDARCARRHGMAVPLRPKEFALLQTLWERRGRVVTRAELLSAVWGYAPDTTTRTVDSHIFALRRKLEPVPERPRYIVTVSRAGYRLVA from the coding sequence ATGCTGCACGCCCTCATCGTCGACTCGGACACGCCGCACGCCCTGCTGCTGGCGCACCACCTCGAGCGCGCGGGCTACCGTGCGCGGGTCGAGCCGGCCGGCGAGGCCGCGCTGGCCGCGGCCTGCGAGCGGCGTCCCGACGTCGTGGTCACCGAGCTCGCGCTCCCCGACCTGGACGGCGTCACGCTGCTGCACCTGCTCCGCGACGCGCGCGCCCTGCCGGCGGCGCTCGTGGTCAGCCGCAGCGACGCGCTCGACGACAAGCTGGCCGCCTTCGACGCCGGCGCCGACGACTACGTCGTGAAGCCCTGCGCCTGGGCCGAGCTGCTGGCCCGCGTGGGCGCGGTGGTCCGCCGCCGCGACGGCATGCGCGCCGACGCCGCCCCCGCCGACCTGGCTGCCTCTCCCATGCTCGGCGGCTGGACGGTGGATCCGGACGCGCGGTGCGCCCGCCGGCACGGCATGGCGGTCCCGCTCCGCCCCAAGGAGTTCGCGCTGCTGCAGACGCTCTGGGAGCGCCGCGGCCGCGTCGTCACGCGCGCCGAGCTGCTGTCGGCCGTCTGGGGCTACGCGCCCGACACGACCACGCGCACCGTCGACTCGCACATCTTCGCGCTGCGCCGGAAGCTCGAGCCCGTGCCTGAGCGGCCGCGCTACATCGTGACCGTCTCGCGCGCGGGGTACCGGCTGGTGGCCTGA
- a CDS encoding nuclear transport factor 2 family protein codes for MRRPSFALAAFLLAAAAPAHAQTRADSAGVRQASLDYLDGFYEGDSTKHVRSIRPEVYKYGFGRSRDSVRYNPGQQMTWPQFHAFANRVKASGKAPDPKWPKQIELLDVMDQTAAAKVTAWWGTDYLLMGKFDNRWMITHVLWQSPMPKPASATR; via the coding sequence ATGCGCCGCCCGTCCTTCGCCCTCGCCGCATTCCTGCTCGCCGCCGCCGCGCCGGCGCATGCCCAGACCCGCGCCGACAGCGCGGGCGTCCGCCAGGCCTCGCTCGACTACCTGGACGGCTTCTACGAGGGCGACTCGACGAAGCACGTGCGCTCCATCCGCCCCGAGGTCTACAAGTACGGCTTCGGTCGGTCGCGCGACTCGGTGCGCTACAACCCGGGCCAGCAGATGACGTGGCCGCAGTTCCACGCGTTCGCGAACCGCGTGAAGGCGAGCGGCAAGGCGCCCGATCCGAAGTGGCCGAAGCAGATCGAGCTGCTCGACGTGATGGATCAGACCGCGGCGGCGAAGGTCACCGCCTGGTGGGGCACCGACTACCTGCTGATGGGGAAGTTCGACAACCGCTGGATGATCACGCACGTGCTGTGGCAGTCGCCGATGCCCAAGCCCGCGTCGGCCACGCGCTGA
- a CDS encoding peroxiredoxin family protein, translating into MSRPSLLRPALLSTATLAALIAAPAGVRAQAPATPAAAAPAPTAPAPEIGQAAPDFTLAWADASGTRATPVSLAAQKGKVVVVAFYPKDRTTGCTAELTKFRDEFDTLFGKDVVVLPISADSVATHTDWAKEMKFPFALVSDPQLTAADAYGSHVAGRPTSGRTVFVIGKDGTIAWRDLRFNALNEGAYQALAAAVAKARGS; encoded by the coding sequence ATGTCCCGACCGTCGCTCCTCCGCCCCGCGCTGCTCTCGACCGCCACGCTCGCCGCCCTGATCGCCGCGCCCGCGGGCGTGCGTGCGCAGGCGCCCGCGACGCCGGCCGCCGCCGCGCCCGCGCCCACCGCGCCGGCCCCCGAGATCGGCCAGGCCGCGCCCGACTTCACCCTCGCCTGGGCCGACGCGTCCGGCACCCGCGCGACGCCCGTCTCGCTGGCGGCGCAGAAGGGGAAGGTCGTCGTGGTCGCCTTCTATCCGAAGGACCGCACCACCGGCTGCACGGCGGAGCTGACCAAGTTCCGCGACGAGTTCGACACGCTCTTCGGCAAGGACGTCGTCGTCCTTCCGATCTCCGCGGACAGCGTGGCGACGCACACCGACTGGGCGAAGGAGATGAAGTTCCCGTTCGCGCTCGTGTCGGACCCGCAGCTGACGGCGGCGGACGCGTACGGCTCGCACGTCGCCGGCCGCCCGACCTCCGGGCGCACCGTCTTCGTCATCGGCAAGGACGGCACGATCGCCTGGCGCGACCTGCGCTTCAACGCGCTGAACGAGGGTGCGTATCAGGCGCTGGCGGCCGCCGTCGCCAAGGCGCGCGGCAGCTGA
- the rpsU gene encoding 30S ribosomal protein S21, giving the protein MIEVRLGDDDRIEWALKAFKRKVLKAGILKDVRKKRHYLKPSEARQLKAAAARRNARSKNRASR; this is encoded by the coding sequence GTGATCGAAGTTCGACTTGGCGACGACGACCGGATCGAGTGGGCGCTCAAGGCGTTCAAGCGGAAGGTCCTCAAGGCCGGCATCCTGAAGGACGTGCGCAAGAAGCGGCACTACCTGAAGCCGAGCGAGGCCCGGCAGCTGAAGGCCGCCGCGGCGCGCCGCAACGCGCGCTCCAAGAACCGCGCGTCGCGCTGA
- a CDS encoding YggT family protein — METILYATGVALGALRVVLLAGAVLVAAAAGLSWAARTRRLSPFSGVARLTRSRIDPMFQPMERRILRAGGQPAHAPWWTLAAVVVGGIVLLSLLGFVRNELLGALYAVQSGPRGLFALLVAWTFGILKAALFARVISSWFQLSPYSRWIRWAFVLTEWMLRPLRQVIPTLGMVDLTPLVAYFGLTLLQGLLLRGI, encoded by the coding sequence GTGGAGACCATCCTTTACGCCACCGGCGTGGCGCTCGGCGCGCTGCGCGTCGTGCTCCTCGCGGGCGCGGTGCTCGTCGCGGCCGCAGCGGGCCTGAGCTGGGCCGCGCGCACGCGGCGCCTCTCGCCGTTCAGCGGCGTCGCGCGCCTCACGCGCTCGCGCATCGACCCGATGTTCCAGCCGATGGAGCGGCGCATCCTGCGGGCCGGCGGCCAGCCCGCGCACGCGCCCTGGTGGACGCTCGCCGCGGTCGTCGTCGGCGGCATCGTGCTGCTGTCGCTGCTCGGCTTCGTCCGCAACGAGCTGCTCGGCGCCCTGTACGCGGTGCAGTCCGGACCGCGCGGGCTGTTCGCGCTGCTCGTCGCGTGGACGTTCGGCATCCTCAAGGCGGCACTGTTCGCCCGCGTGATCTCGAGCTGGTTCCAGCTGTCGCCATACTCGCGCTGGATCCGCTGGGCATTCGTGCTCACCGAGTGGATGCTGCGCCCGCTGCGGCAGGTCATCCCCACGCTCGGCATGGTCGACCTCACGCCGCTGGTGGCGTACTTCGGTCTCACGCTGCTCCAGGGCCTGCTGCTGCGCGGCATCTGA
- a CDS encoding LytR/AlgR family response regulator transcription factor → MPIRVLLADDEPLARRRLLRFLRAETDADVVAECGSGTEAVRMLRTEPIDLALLDVQMPDLDGFGVIAEVGADRMPPVIFVTAYDAYALRAFEVHALDYLLKPVTADRFREAFTRARDHLDRASTASMGRRLKAMLATVLANEEVDGGGAAAAAAAGVLPERQRYADRLTIKANGRVFFVRVNEVDWFEAHGNYVRVHVGTTTHLIREALSVVEASLTPDRFARIHRSTIVNIDRIKELQPWFAGDYIVLLKDGTQLKLSRTYRDQLQVRLHALS, encoded by the coding sequence ATGCCGATCCGAGTCCTCCTGGCCGACGACGAGCCGCTCGCCCGACGCCGCCTGCTGCGCTTCCTGCGCGCCGAGACGGACGCCGACGTCGTCGCCGAATGCGGCAGCGGCACCGAAGCGGTGCGCATGCTGCGCACCGAGCCGATCGACCTCGCGCTCCTCGACGTGCAGATGCCCGACCTCGACGGCTTCGGCGTGATCGCCGAGGTCGGGGCGGACCGCATGCCGCCGGTCATCTTCGTGACCGCGTACGACGCGTACGCGCTTCGCGCGTTCGAGGTGCACGCGCTCGACTACCTGCTGAAGCCCGTCACCGCGGACCGCTTCCGCGAGGCGTTCACGCGCGCGCGCGACCACCTGGACCGCGCCAGCACCGCGAGCATGGGCCGCCGGCTGAAAGCGATGCTCGCGACGGTGCTCGCGAACGAGGAGGTGGACGGCGGCGGCGCGGCGGCCGCCGCGGCCGCGGGCGTGCTCCCCGAGCGGCAGCGCTACGCGGACCGCCTGACGATCAAGGCGAACGGGCGCGTCTTCTTCGTGCGCGTCAACGAGGTGGACTGGTTCGAGGCGCACGGCAACTACGTGCGCGTGCACGTCGGCACGACGACGCACCTGATCCGCGAGGCGCTGAGCGTGGTCGAGGCGTCGCTGACGCCGGACCGATTCGCGCGCATCCACCGCAGCACGATCGTGAACATCGATCGCATCAAGGAGCTGCAGCCGTGGTTCGCGGGGGACTACATCGTGCTCCTCAAGGACGGCACGCAGCTGAAGCTCTCGCGCACCTATCGCGACCAGTTGCAGGTGCGGTTGCACGCGCTGTCCTGA
- a CDS encoding App1 family protein: protein MAGDDRRDGDDRDPRDPRDPLLRAANALGGAIGGARRVAGALRDAIARDDEPAPHHVVGYRGYGTGNTALVQARALRRRAFSKADAALPRWRNLLDALRRIRSDPLPHAQVTARLAGTAHALRADDEGFVHRWVTLPQPLAPGAWHPVQFALAENAAPGDPDARATAHVLVPPANARFGVISDMDDTVLQSDVTSFLSAARMVLLENARTRLPFPGVAAFYRALQAAVPGGVGGDGAGNPIFYVSSSPWNLYDVIADFLDAQTIPAGPLLLRDWDLGPSLRSNRGHKLARIREVFATYPQLPFLLVGDSTQEDPEIYGTLAREYPGRVLAIYIRDVHRDAARRTAIQALAADVQATGAALVLADDTLAAARHAAAHGWIAPAAVDAVAAASAAEADRARAERQGAAPETPGVPTDAPHPAHAAPTLVVDETLPKHPPA, encoded by the coding sequence ATGGCCGGCGACGATCGCCGCGACGGCGACGACCGCGATCCGCGCGATCCGCGCGATCCGCTGCTGCGCGCCGCCAATGCGCTCGGCGGCGCGATCGGTGGCGCGCGGCGCGTGGCCGGCGCGCTGCGCGACGCGATCGCACGCGACGACGAGCCCGCGCCGCATCACGTGGTGGGATACCGCGGCTACGGCACCGGCAACACCGCGCTGGTGCAGGCGCGCGCGCTGCGGCGGCGTGCGTTCTCGAAGGCGGACGCCGCGCTCCCGCGGTGGCGCAACCTGCTCGACGCGCTGCGCCGCATCCGCAGCGATCCGCTGCCGCACGCGCAGGTGACCGCCCGGCTGGCGGGCACCGCGCACGCGCTGCGCGCCGACGACGAGGGCTTCGTGCACCGCTGGGTCACGCTGCCGCAGCCGCTGGCGCCGGGCGCGTGGCATCCGGTGCAGTTCGCGCTCGCGGAGAACGCGGCGCCCGGCGACCCCGATGCGCGCGCGACGGCCCACGTGCTCGTGCCGCCCGCGAACGCGCGCTTCGGCGTCATCAGCGACATGGACGACACGGTGCTGCAGTCGGACGTGACGAGCTTCCTCAGCGCCGCGCGCATGGTGCTGCTGGAGAACGCGCGCACGCGGCTGCCGTTTCCCGGCGTGGCGGCGTTCTACCGCGCGCTGCAGGCGGCGGTGCCGGGCGGTGTCGGCGGCGACGGCGCGGGCAACCCGATCTTCTACGTCTCCAGCAGCCCCTGGAACCTGTACGACGTGATCGCCGACTTCCTGGACGCGCAGACGATCCCCGCGGGACCGCTCCTGCTGCGCGACTGGGACCTCGGCCCCTCGCTGCGCAGCAACCGCGGGCACAAGCTGGCGCGCATCCGCGAGGTGTTCGCGACGTACCCGCAGCTCCCCTTCCTCCTGGTGGGCGACAGCACGCAGGAGGATCCCGAGATCTACGGCACGCTGGCGCGCGAGTATCCCGGGCGCGTGCTGGCGATCTACATCCGCGACGTGCACCGCGACGCGGCGCGCCGCACCGCGATCCAGGCGCTGGCGGCCGACGTGCAGGCGACGGGCGCGGCGCTCGTGCTGGCCGACGACACGCTGGCCGCGGCGCGCCACGCCGCGGCGCACGGCTGGATCGCGCCCGCTGCGGTGGATGCCGTCGCCGCCGCGTCGGCGGCCGAGGCGGACCGGGCGCGCGCGGAGCGTCAGGGGGCGGCGCCGGAGACGCCCGGCGTCCCGACCGACGCGCCGCACCCCGCGCATGCGGCGCCCACGCTGGTGGTGGACGAGACGCTCCCCAAGCACCCGCCCGCCTGA
- a CDS encoding histidine kinase, producing MSSLPRALRPHASAPPSDGLPLGMPPGALPVTGLLTVATPLATAAAQRPRRGWPLVLAAWAGYSAMMVMLFEVTATQGTATFGWSVPVMFGVGAFWAAVTPLVRRLTVRLAPERVGLARSVALHGAAALGLSVASIVLRWALFAVIYRGEGAPSLLGMLGRLLDYYVFLYALLVALSRAANSHRAYVERARHALLAEARLARARLAYLQRQLQPHFLFNALNVTAELTQEAPSVAERMLRQLARLLRAATAHLTDAEVRLYDELHVLDAYVDVQRTRFGDALTVTYDFDPRAMDLLVPAFVLQPLVENAIRHGLASGQGQVRVATALLPGTPGAERLHLSVTNDGAPPLATERPSVTRTGGHGIGLRNTRDRLAQLYGEWHRFDIRYDPGVGTTVELELPARSAPAHAPTRVGATPPIESAPPPDAAIVVELAPAAAARRDAPAPEPPAVAAEPAGDAVAVSPGLRVPFRAIAGFWTACALVWCLQVLLMGLGGIARLDEARNYLVQFVGAGTWALLTPLVFWLARRVRLSRERWAGPLALHVVVCAVIAVAQVAVARAVFGADVPLFSIAVVFPMTLNGVIYASLVAWSHARDFSVWHRERAVATARLEADLEMTRVRSVAVELRPEFVAGVLTGAADVAVTQPERAESIVERLADLLRTLLDESRATRAPTVREELSLLEQSLDVLSLTAGRPVRLRSDVPADLQGATLSAGALRRVLDVASARVALADADALEVRVTVTAGASDAANVSGGVVRVTRTGPWLVARVRAAEGTSGNAGPAGGASLAAAS from the coding sequence ATGTCGAGCCTCCCGCGCGCCCTCCGCCCCCACGCGTCCGCCCCGCCGTCCGACGGCCTGCCGCTCGGCATGCCGCCGGGCGCGCTCCCGGTCACGGGGCTCCTGACCGTCGCCACGCCGCTGGCCACCGCCGCGGCGCAGCGCCCGCGGCGCGGCTGGCCGCTCGTGCTGGCCGCCTGGGCTGGCTACAGCGCGATGATGGTGATGCTGTTCGAGGTCACCGCCACGCAGGGGACGGCGACCTTCGGGTGGAGCGTGCCGGTGATGTTCGGCGTCGGCGCGTTCTGGGCCGCCGTGACGCCGCTCGTCCGCCGGCTCACCGTGCGCCTCGCACCGGAGCGCGTGGGCCTCGCGCGCAGCGTCGCGCTGCACGGCGCGGCTGCCCTCGGCCTCTCGGTCGCGAGCATCGTGCTGCGGTGGGCGCTGTTCGCCGTCATCTACCGCGGCGAGGGCGCGCCGTCGCTGCTCGGCATGCTGGGGCGGCTGCTCGACTACTACGTCTTCCTCTACGCGCTGCTGGTCGCGCTGTCGCGCGCGGCCAACTCGCACCGCGCCTACGTCGAGCGCGCGCGCCACGCGCTGCTGGCCGAGGCGCGCCTCGCGCGCGCGCGCCTCGCGTACCTGCAGCGGCAGCTGCAGCCGCACTTCCTGTTCAACGCGCTCAACGTCACCGCCGAGCTGACGCAGGAAGCGCCGAGCGTCGCCGAGCGGATGCTGCGGCAGCTCGCGCGCCTGCTGCGCGCCGCCACCGCGCACCTCACCGACGCCGAGGTGCGCCTGTACGACGAGCTGCACGTGCTCGACGCGTACGTGGACGTGCAGCGCACGCGCTTCGGCGACGCGCTGACCGTGACGTACGACTTCGATCCGCGCGCGATGGACCTGCTGGTCCCCGCGTTCGTGCTGCAGCCGCTGGTCGAGAACGCGATCCGCCACGGCCTGGCGAGCGGGCAGGGGCAGGTGCGCGTCGCGACGGCGCTGCTCCCGGGCACGCCGGGCGCCGAGCGCCTGCACCTGTCGGTGACGAACGACGGCGCGCCGCCGCTGGCCACGGAGCGTCCGTCGGTGACGCGCACGGGCGGCCACGGCATCGGCCTGCGCAACACGCGCGACCGGCTGGCGCAGCTCTACGGCGAGTGGCACCGCTTCGACATCCGCTACGATCCCGGCGTCGGCACGACGGTGGAGCTCGAGCTCCCCGCCCGCTCGGCCCCCGCGCACGCGCCGACGCGCGTGGGTGCGACGCCGCCCATCGAGAGCGCGCCGCCGCCGGACGCGGCGATCGTCGTCGAGCTGGCGCCCGCCGCGGCCGCGCGCCGCGATGCGCCCGCGCCCGAGCCGCCCGCCGTGGCGGCCGAGCCGGCGGGCGACGCCGTCGCGGTGTCGCCGGGGCTGCGCGTGCCGTTCCGCGCCATCGCGGGCTTCTGGACCGCGTGCGCGCTCGTCTGGTGCCTCCAGGTCCTGCTGATGGGGCTCGGCGGCATCGCGCGGCTGGACGAGGCGCGCAACTACCTCGTGCAGTTCGTCGGCGCCGGCACGTGGGCGCTGCTGACGCCGCTCGTGTTCTGGCTCGCGCGCCGCGTGCGCCTGTCGCGCGAGCGGTGGGCGGGCCCGCTCGCGCTGCACGTCGTCGTGTGCGCGGTGATCGCGGTGGCGCAGGTCGCGGTGGCGCGCGCCGTGTTCGGCGCCGACGTGCCGCTGTTCTCGATCGCCGTCGTCTTCCCGATGACGCTCAACGGCGTGATCTACGCGTCGCTGGTGGCGTGGTCGCACGCGCGCGACTTCTCGGTGTGGCACCGCGAGCGCGCGGTCGCGACGGCGCGGCTGGAAGCCGACCTCGAGATGACGCGCGTGCGCAGCGTCGCCGTGGAGCTGCGGCCGGAGTTCGTCGCCGGCGTGCTCACGGGCGCGGCCGACGTGGCCGTGACCCAGCCCGAGCGCGCCGAGTCGATCGTCGAGCGGCTGGCCGACCTGCTGCGCACGCTGCTCGACGAGTCGCGCGCCACGCGCGCGCCGACCGTGCGCGAGGAGCTGTCGCTGCTGGAGCAGTCGCTCGACGTGCTGTCGCTCACGGCGGGGCGCCCCGTGCGCCTGCGCAGCGACGTGCCGGCCGACCTGCAGGGCGCGACGCTGAGCGCCGGCGCGCTGCGCCGCGTGCTCGACGTCGCGTCCGCGCGCGTGGCCCTCGCCGACGCCGACGCGCTCGAGGTGCGCGTCACCGTGACCGCCGGCGCGTCCGACGCCGCCAACGTCTCGGGCGGCGTGGTGCGGGTGACGCGCACCGGCCCGTGGCTGGTGGCGCGCGTCCGCGCGGCCGAAGGCACCAGCGGCAACGCCGGCCCCGCAGGCGGCGCCTCGCTGGCCGCCGCGTCCTGA
- a CDS encoding NUDIX domain-containing protein, translating into MPKRATVSAGLLLYRRAAGGGLEVFLAHPGGPFWRQRDAGAWTIPKGVVNDGEELLAAAQREFQEETGVPATGPFLALGSIRQRSGKQVHAWAWEGDADPARVTSNSMQCEWPRGSGTWITFPEVDRCAWFDLPTARGKLLAAQAELLDRLEAALAREVRTA; encoded by the coding sequence ATGCCCAAGCGCGCCACCGTCAGCGCCGGACTCCTGCTCTACCGCCGTGCGGCGGGGGGCGGCCTCGAGGTGTTCCTCGCGCATCCGGGCGGCCCGTTCTGGCGGCAGCGCGACGCCGGCGCCTGGACCATCCCCAAGGGCGTGGTCAACGACGGCGAGGAGCTGCTCGCCGCGGCGCAGCGCGAGTTCCAGGAGGAGACCGGCGTCCCCGCGACGGGGCCCTTCCTCGCCCTCGGCTCCATCCGGCAGCGGTCGGGGAAGCAGGTCCACGCGTGGGCCTGGGAGGGCGACGCCGATCCGGCGCGGGTCACCAGCAACTCGATGCAGTGCGAGTGGCCGCGCGGCTCGGGGACGTGGATCACCTTCCCCGAGGTGGACCGCTGCGCCTGGTTCGACCTGCCGACGGCGCGCGGCAAGCTCCTCGCCGCGCAGGCCGAGCTGCTCGATCGGCTGGAGGCGGCGCTCGCGCGCGAGGTGCGGACGGCCTGA
- a CDS encoding DinB family protein has product MPATLLALLDHLRWADVRARESLQSLPATSPRTEAARALYAHVAAAEHVWLARLQGRAPEHPVWPQLSLGEAATLAAETADALRAHVDALDPDALDEPVAYRTTTGEPHRSTVREIVAHVALHGSYHRGQIALMVREGGGTPLPTDFILWARGASIRRDA; this is encoded by the coding sequence ATGCCCGCGACGCTGCTCGCGCTGCTGGACCACCTGCGCTGGGCCGACGTGCGCGCGCGCGAGTCGCTGCAGTCGCTGCCCGCGACGTCGCCGCGCACCGAGGCCGCGCGCGCGCTGTACGCCCACGTCGCCGCCGCGGAGCACGTGTGGCTCGCGCGCCTGCAGGGGCGTGCGCCCGAGCATCCGGTGTGGCCGCAGCTCTCGCTGGGCGAGGCGGCGACGCTGGCCGCGGAGACCGCCGACGCGCTGCGCGCGCACGTCGACGCGCTCGACCCCGACGCGCTCGACGAGCCGGTCGCCTACCGCACCACCACCGGCGAGCCGCATCGCAGCACGGTGCGCGAGATCGTCGCGCACGTCGCGCTGCACGGCAGCTACCACCGCGGGCAGATCGCGCTCATGGTCCGCGAGGGCGGCGGCACGCCGCTGCCCACGGACTTCATCCTCTGGGCGCGCGGCGCGTCGATCCGCCGCGACGCCTGA
- a CDS encoding cold shock domain-containing protein: MRTTGTVKWFNDAKGFGFITPENGDKDCFVHHSAIQGRGFKSLAEGERVEFEVVQGQKGPAAENVVKLGQ, encoded by the coding sequence ATGCGTACGACCGGCACCGTGAAGTGGTTCAACGACGCCAAGGGCTTTGGCTTCATCACGCCCGAGAACGGCGACAAGGACTGCTTCGTGCACCACTCGGCCATCCAGGGCCGTGGCTTCAAGTCGCTCGCCGAGGGCGAGCGCGTCGAGTTCGAGGTCGTCCAGGGCCAGAAGGGTCCGGCGGCCGAGAACGTCGTCAAGCTCGGCCAGTAA
- a CDS encoding DUF3052 domain-containing protein: MAGYSGKPLGQKLGIKAGHRVALVDAPPDFADTLAPLPDDVVLTSTRGDGAASADVLLLFARQAATLAPELETAARALPRGAMLWVAWPKKASRQPTDITEDVVRRLGLATGLVDVKVCAVDDVWSGLKFLHRRVTS; the protein is encoded by the coding sequence ATGGCCGGCTACTCCGGCAAGCCGCTCGGGCAGAAGCTCGGCATCAAGGCCGGCCATCGCGTCGCGCTCGTCGATGCGCCGCCCGACTTCGCCGACACGCTCGCGCCGCTCCCCGACGACGTCGTGCTCACCTCCACGCGCGGCGACGGCGCTGCGTCGGCCGACGTGCTGCTGCTGTTCGCGCGCCAGGCCGCCACGCTCGCGCCCGAGCTGGAGACCGCCGCCCGCGCGCTGCCGCGCGGCGCGATGCTCTGGGTCGCGTGGCCCAAGAAGGCGTCGCGCCAGCCGACCGACATCACCGAGGACGTCGTGCGGCGCCTCGGGCTCGCGACGGGCCTCGTGGACGTGAAGGTGTGCGCGGTGGACGACGTGTGGTCCGGCCTCAAGTTCCTCCACCGGCGGGTGACGTCATGA
- a CDS encoding glycosyltransferase: MTGSGLPASVLAVLLLAQALAAVRVGCRLLPGRHRLPPVEPLPDGPTDTTVSVVVATLDEAHRIAPCLTGLRAQGAPMLEALVVDSRSTDGTRALVEAAGMADPRIRLLTDAPLPAGWVGKVWALETGLRHARGEWVLGLDADVEPDPGLVGAAVAAARRHHLDVVSFAPRFAGQTAGERWLQPAMLATLLYRVGAVGAAGTAPDRVMANGQCFLARREVLVRHGGYAPARASFCDDVSLARHLARRGARVGFLDGSRLYRVRSYASAAEAWREWGRSFDLSDAAGGARQALDVATVTLVQGLPLVVLAAIPPVAAKLSPGWLPTALLALNLALVAIRVLLLVAMRGSYERRGLPYWLSVAADPAAVARLWLSTLRRPRAWRGRRYDILRATE; encoded by the coding sequence GTGACGGGATCTGGCCTGCCGGCGTCGGTCCTGGCCGTCCTGCTGCTGGCACAGGCTCTCGCCGCGGTGCGCGTGGGCTGTCGCCTGCTGCCCGGACGCCATCGGCTGCCGCCCGTCGAGCCGCTGCCCGACGGACCGACCGACACGACGGTCTCGGTGGTCGTCGCGACGCTCGACGAGGCGCACCGGATCGCGCCCTGCCTGACCGGCCTGCGCGCGCAGGGCGCCCCCATGCTCGAGGCGCTCGTCGTCGACTCGCGCTCAACCGACGGGACGCGTGCGCTGGTCGAAGCCGCGGGGATGGCCGACCCGCGCATCCGTCTGCTCACCGATGCGCCCCTCCCCGCCGGCTGGGTCGGGAAGGTCTGGGCGCTGGAGACCGGTCTGCGCCACGCGCGCGGCGAATGGGTGCTCGGGCTCGACGCGGACGTCGAGCCAGATCCCGGGCTCGTCGGCGCCGCCGTCGCGGCAGCTCGGCGCCACCATCTGGATGTCGTGTCGTTCGCGCCCCGGTTCGCCGGTCAGACGGCGGGCGAGCGCTGGCTGCAGCCGGCGATGCTGGCGACGCTCCTCTACCGCGTAGGCGCCGTCGGGGCGGCGGGCACCGCGCCAGACCGGGTGATGGCGAACGGCCAGTGCTTCCTCGCCCGGCGCGAGGTGCTCGTCCGGCACGGCGGCTACGCGCCCGCCCGCGCCTCGTTCTGCGACGACGTCTCGCTCGCCCGCCACCTCGCGCGGCGCGGGGCGCGCGTCGGCTTCCTGGACGGCTCGCGCCTCTACCGTGTGCGCTCGTACGCGTCGGCGGCCGAGGCGTGGCGCGAGTGGGGGCGGTCGTTCGACCTGAGCGACGCGGCGGGCGGGGCGCGGCAGGCGCTCGACGTCGCGACCGTCACGCTCGTCCAGGGGCTTCCGCTGGTCGTGCTGGCCGCGATCCCGCCGGTCGCCGCGAAGCTGTCGCCCGGGTGGCTCCCGACTGCGCTCCTGGCGCTGAACCTCGCCCTCGTCGCGATCCGCGTGCTGCTGCTGGTCGCCATGCGCGGGTCGTACGAGCGGCGCGGGCTTCCGTACTGGCTCAGCGTCGCCGCCGATCCGGCCGCCGTCGCGCGGCTCTGGCTCTCGACGCTCCGGCGCCCGCGCGCCTGGCGCGGCCGGCGGTACGACATCCTGCGGGCCACCGAGTGA
- a CDS encoding DUF1801 domain-containing protein, translating to MVQSAAATVDEYLAELPEERRAVVAAVRDLVLQHLPAGYRETMGFGMICYGIPLSEYPDTYNKQPLCYAALAAQKRHYALYLMNVYGDGEDERRLREAFAARGLKLDMGKSCLRFKRLDDLALDAVGATIASTPPATFIARYEASRRK from the coding sequence ATGGTGCAGAGCGCCGCCGCCACCGTCGACGAATATCTGGCCGAGCTGCCGGAGGAGCGCCGCGCCGTCGTCGCGGCGGTGCGCGATCTCGTGCTGCAGCACCTCCCCGCCGGCTACCGCGAGACGATGGGCTTCGGGATGATCTGCTACGGCATCCCGCTGAGCGAGTATCCCGACACCTACAACAAGCAGCCGCTGTGCTACGCCGCGCTGGCGGCGCAGAAGCGCCACTACGCGCTCTACCTGATGAACGTGTACGGCGACGGCGAGGACGAGCGGCGGCTGCGCGAGGCGTTCGCGGCGCGCGGGCTCAAGCTGGACATGGGCAAGTCGTGCCTGCGCTTCAAGCGGCTCGACGACCTCGCGCTCGACGCGGTGGGCGCGACCATCGCCAGCACGCCGCCGGCAACGTTCATCGCGCGCTACGAGGCGAGCCGCCGGAAGTGA